GTCTCTCTGAAGAAACCTTCCATACCCATTGCCGGTAACCATATCTTATCATCGATAGGCTCTACCACACCAGCTAACCATTGTTGGCGCTCCCGAAcgccttcttcttctgcagCTCCGACTTACAGGTGTGATTCCGAACCACAAGCTGTCGATCGTTTTGTTGAAACTACCACGGTCAgctactgctgcttctgctctGATTAGAAAGTGTATCATAATAAGCTCGGTGCACATAAAAACGAGCCCGGCTATTGCGGATCATGTGAACGCACTAACCGTTCAGACCATTGGTGAAGCTGACAGCCACCAAGCAGCATTTTAAAATGCTGCAGATAATTAGctgcacaaacaaacccccgGTGCTTACGCCGGCTTGTACCCGGCACTAGTGAGCAGAGCGAAAAGTCTGAAGACTCCAGACGAACGGAGGTTaacttttgctgtttgtttgtttatctccCGGTGGGTCGTTGAGTTTATTGGTTCTTCTTTTATCAGCGGTTCGTAAATCACCGGTAACACGCCTTGCttacattattttcttttattctctgAAAAGAAGTTGCCTCGTGATGTACCTTTTCATAACAATTGTTTCAAAACGTTAGATCTATCATTGCCTGAAGACGCTTTCTCGCATAGGGTTTGAAGCAACCCTGTGTCGTTTCACACTATTAGCCAACTTTTgatgataaataatttcttcttttgcgTTCTTCTTGCTGTTCTCTTCTGTCAACTTATGTTGTTCTATACTTCCTCAATATTTTACATGCTTCACGGCATATTAGATTCAGGGTTGCTTTGAATCCTATGGGACCTTACTAATATCCATTACCAATGACTCGTTTTGGCCAGTACAGTCGAACGCCGATTATCCGGGCGCCATTTACCTGTCTGATGTCCTGCCCTGTCTCGGTGTTTGATTATACGTGCATATCGGAAATGACAGTTCCAAAGGAAATTTGACATATTCTATGCAACATCGTTGACAGCAGAAATGAAAGACCCAATtttgagagacaaaaaaagcttaaattaaaaaaaaaacatcggcAGCTTCTtttgaaacaattaaataCACAGGAAACATTAatcaaacaccaaaaaaatcTACTACTACATACACTATTTGTTATCAATCAAGGAGATGTGCCTGTTATCCGTGTTATCCGATTATTCGGCAACCATCGAGTTCCGATGAGCACGGAAAATCGGTGCTCCACTGTACTTCCCGCAATGCGTAGTGGGGTTAGTCTCAAACTTAAACATACGAAGAATCTGGTATAAGACCTGAAGACCTGAAGACTCTTTCGCGTTTAGGATTTGAAGCAACCCTTTGGATTTGAAGTCGTTTCACACTATTAACAAACTATTGACGATATGTGATAAACTCATTAACAATTTATTCTTTTAGGTTGACTTGCAGATCTTTTCGGCCAActcaaattttccaaaactatCAGCTCAGTTTTAGGTCCAGACCTTCTATATCTATTACCAATTATTCCTTTTAGCCAGTACCTCCCGTAATGCGTAGCGCAATATTCTCAACGCTTCCCAGTTACGTCAATCAGTTAAGAGCCACTGACTTCTCTCTAGGTGTCTCCTGTCTGCTGTCACACAATTGTCGACACCATGTGATGTGCATGCGGCCGACCAAGTCAAACCAacagccaaaacaaaaaaagcagacCGAAGCAAGACGTTATTTCTGGAAGCCGGCACAACATTCCTACGCACCGTGACAGGCCCAGACGACGGTTTCAAACGACCATCTTCGAACACATGCGGTCGGCCctcaggggttttttttttgttttggaatccTTCCATATCTCCCTAATGCATATCGCCCCACCCGGTACTCACCATCTCCATAGTGTTGCTGCTGGCTGTGGGTCGTCTGTTCGCTATCCGAGCCGGTCGCATTGGAGGTCTTGGTGTTTGCGTTGGCCAGCGACAAGGACACCCATTTGGTCTTCCTTTTTGCTCCCTTCGCCATCGAGCGGCCGGGGTTGCCCCGATGAAGGTGTTATCGGGGTggttctttcgtttcgtttgttcgcgcactagcaccaccaccaccaccaccgtcgcCTTGGTTGTGGTCTTCCCGCCCTGGGCTCTCTGATAGTTTCGTGCTATCTCGAACGATGCGTGCCGATGCTAGGATTGCGATCGGATCGAATCATTCAAACTGGCGATGATCGGGGTTTCTTGGTACCCAGGGATTCTTGGTTCGTGAGGCACTATTTCCTTGACCCgcgcggtttgttttttggtgggtttcagTTGCGGTTTTCGATGGGATTCCAACTGCTAAAGCTACTTCTATTTGGTTaacttacacaaacacatacacgcgcacaCGCGAACCTAGTTGTAACTCTGCGAATGAAGATACGGGAACGGAGCATATGTGCGTCGGATAATCAGCATTGGCGTCAGGAATTGCTACTCAACACACCATTTTCGGTAGATTATGTTATTCAACACTGTAGATTAGTACAACGACGGGGATTAGTTATTCAACACCGTAAGAATTTTGGTTACACACGCATCCTTCCCTCCGGTCGAGGATCTGTTCTGTTGCAGTACGTGATCGCGATCACGCTGCTTAGATAATCGGTCGGCATCTCACGCGAGACTGTGCGCGCACAACACCTAACGCAAACAGCATCCAACACCCCGGTTAGTCGCTGCTAAATCCTTGGCCGATTCGCATCCACCCGTATCGGCATTGAAGGTTTTCGTCACTTTCGTTGCGCCCTTGCACCTACACCGTGTGTCCGTTAACGGAACCCACCATTCGGCAAACCCCCACACACACTTCTACCAGCGTTGATTCTATTTGTAGTTTCGTAAgggatttttccatttttttttttacttcacgcCAACACCGACGATTCATCCACAGCACACGCCGGGATCCCGAAAAACGTCAGCACGTCTCTCGGGTCGATCCGGTGATCGCCGTTCTCCGTGTGCTTCGGGCACGGGAaggagagtgtgtgtgcgagcaCGCCCTACCACACAGTGGCCAGAAATACACAGCTTAAAATGTCGCTAACGCTTCGGTCTTGTGCCCTACCCCGTCCCGCATCGGGCCACTGCAAACTTCCGCCGAGCTGTTACAAAGAGTCTTGAAGCTGGTCGATAACTGGTCTATGTAGCTCTGCCGTCATTCTGTCACCTCGTTCGCTGTCTCGCGTTATCTCGTTGCATAATCAACCGCGTGTGAGCTGCCGTCCGTTGtggatgataatgatgatcgaCAAACTCGACAAACTCACGTGCTTTGCGAAGTGCTTCACTTAATGCATCTTTTGAGCAGAGTCATTCGTATGAGGAATCGTTccaatcaggaatcgactcccAAATGATTGATGAATCCAAAGAGCAAATGGCGGATCAAGTGACTTGAGGGTGGGTTAGCTACATGAAGGTCATAAATCTGGGATCTTGGAGGATTCATGACTCTTTGAAATAGAGACTCAGATTCAttcagaatcatgaatctgaatcggATTCATCCAACACTAGTTTTGCAGGTTGCGCGAAGAGATGATTTCGGGATTTCGGACGGTCGgattagtgttgtgcttaatgaatcttttgaaaagagtcattcatatgaatctttagtgaggagtcattcaaatcaggaatcgactctcgACAGTTTCATGAATTCTTAGAACAGCGGCAAAACGGACAAGCAAGTACAAGGTGAAGACGGTAAATCTTGGATGGTTCATGATTCTTTGAAGTAGAGatacagattcattcattcagtccAACGATTCAttctgattcatgaatctgactCAGATACACCCAACACTAGTTCGGAGCCGTTCGCAACTAAAGAACTGAACATTGTTTACGTTAGCTGTTTCGGAGCGAAACCAACATTCTTGATGTCGGATAAAATTCTACCACCAGATATAACGATCTAGTTCGGACGGCTCGATCAGTGCGCAACGATTGCGAGTCGCTCACGTCCGTTACAACGACCATTGTACAAAAGGATCCGCCCGAATggattggattgccaaaaatgtGCACCTAGGACCACCCTTGTTTCAACAAACCCACCCGGGATTTGAGCGTTTGCCACCCAAAATGTGTTGCATTGTGTGGCAGGGCATGACGGAACGCAtttgccgtgtgtgtgtgtgtgtgttgcgaaATGTTAAGGTGCAGCTTTGGGTACGCTCTTTGTGGTGTTTCTAACGCCCATTACACGCTTGGGATAAATTAAGCAATCATTCCCGTCGCATCCGCCCCTCCTGGCGGGGTTGTTTTCGCCCCTTCTCACAGCCAGAGATTGAAACGAGTTTCGGGTGCAAGGTAGTAAGGTCATCCAATGTTCGCGCAATCGATGCATTTCCTATTTTCTCCTCGGTGTAGACACAGAAGAAACCATGCGAAAATGTAAGATACACACTTTATTCGCTCTGTTGCGTGAAGATTCTGTTCTTGAAGATGCGGTTGGCGGTTCTGGCAATGTCATTTCCATCACTGAAAAGTTCAATAAAACGGAAACTATACGTCCCGAGTTGGACTCAACATGATTAACGGTGTAACGCACCGCATGACAATCCAGAAGCGCATTTTCTTCGGCTTTTCTGTGTTAGTTagaggtgaagaaaaacactGACCATATGAAAAGTCACCGCACATCACCACTACTACCATGATGTGGGAAAATCGTTCAACATTCAACCCCCCGAATCCTGCTTTTCCAACCACCCGCGCTATAGCAAACGGAAAAGTCAACGTGCTCGCTCAAGAACGTGTGATGCGAGCAAGAAAGACAGAggcaaagagagagagcgagagagatgaACGTATGGCGCATGAATGTGTGTGCACATGTTGATGATACAGAGAAAGCGAGAACGTTATGAAAAGCCGGcaaaaaagagagatagagagaaagatagaggAGAGCACCAGTAAAGTGTTATGCACGAGATCAGCTGTTATGTAATAACGGTCGGGAAAATGCACTTCTAGTCCTCTACCgctttctcactctctttctcccaCACTGTACCTATCTTTTGTTCTTCTAATACACACACTAATTTGGCACACGTTTCACACACAACGCCAATACGCGAACCGTTCTTggggagcgtttttttttttctccccgcTGGAAACGGCTCGAGGTTATGAGTTGTGGATGGGTGTATAAAGGGCGAAAATTGCTAGAACAATCCATCCTAGTTTATGAAAgaattgtgaacaaaaaaacgctctTCCAGTAAGCTTCCTGTTGCAGATTCTGCAATCCTGCACAATCTTTTCCCAAAGGACCAAGTGATGCagcgaaaaagcaaaacagctcACTTTGATTGGCATCTTTTCTGGTACTGTGCAACCACAGACAGTAAAGACTTAGcggcaaaataaacaatcgccCATCCTCCGGGGTCGCACTATCATGGCGACCAGGGTTATACTGCAACAAAGTAATGCTGCGTGTTTGCATCTAAATGTGGCTTATAGAGGCCGCTACAGCAAGAATTACGAATGGTTTTATAATTTCACACCTTCCGGAACTCTTCCCCGCTGTTCTTCCCTGGACGGTCCCTGTAAACATATCGGTCAAATGTTATTTCACCATCTCAGCAAATCCTCTCCGAcgttggaagttttttttcgaaccTATGAGCCAACTTCTTCCAGCTGATGTGATGAGAggaatatgttttctttcccctGATCGGTATCATGATTTCAATCAATTCGTCTCCAGCGAGCTGGGAATAGTTCCGGAATGCAGCACAAAACACGACCTAAAACGGAAGAATGGCCCTCGCCtcgcacaaacaaatgcattgACCTTTTCGACCCTTCCGGGCAGGTATTGCACAAAGTTGGAAAATCGATGTGGCTTCTGATGTGCTGCGCCCGGGTCCCCGATATTCGAACGTCCTGAATGTTTTGCCCACTGTAAAATGTGGATGCTCTGCCGAAAACGGCAACACCACCGCACGTTTTGGTTACACAATCACTTGCAAAACGAAGGTGACACAAACGTGCACGGGGGAGGGCGGGGGAGATATATAACCGGTAGAATTTATGCATTTTCCATGCCGTAACACACAATTCTtctacacgcacacgcacacacacacacacacatgctgcTGCTACTCCGGCTTGATGCGTTTCGTCGAACTCGTGCTTGCGCTTGTAGAATAGTACCCAAACGCGGTACTATTTCGCATCTTGGCAAACTACGTGCAACAAAGTAACCGACAATCatgcatgcacacacatacacaaaacgcacacacacacacgcgagcAATTGAAACCAGTAGCACTAATCAGCCACTAGCGAAAGGTGTGCAACTGCTGGGTTTAAATCGCTTCCGCTTCCTTTATCGCACGAGCAGAGCAGCGTTATGTTGCAATTCTAGTCCCAACCGCATAGCTACCGCGAGAGCGCGTCCGATACCTTCATGACAGTAAATGACACTGGCGCGTGTCTTGCCGTTTCTAAATGCGTTCACGTCTCTTATCTAACGACTTCAATGTGAGCGCGCGCACACCGGCACACAATCGGCGAGTGAGCAGGCATCTGATGCAACGATGCTGTGTGCTTGTGTAGTAGCTAGGACatgaatgctttttttgtgtcattctttgAGATGTTCAGAAACTTTTGGAAGTGGAGTTTATTTCTAcctttttaaagattttccATTACAATACTAGCGCAATTCAGTCGGACCCAAAAAATCCTTTAGgatatttaatttgtaatatgAGAACCCCGatttaaaaagatttaaaCTTGACACATCTAGTGAGTTGTGCGTGAAACGTTTGCGAAATAGTTTAGATTatcattattaaaaattgaattcctGGAAAATAAAGTGAGTCATTTTCAATTGGTCTTTAGTTTTCTTCTCACTATAGGGCGAAAATGCGAGCGAAAGTACGAGCGAAATCATTATGTATGCACCTTGGTGAATTATGCTAGCTGTCAACCGCTGGGTgtcgaacgaaaacaaaaaggaaatccTTCAGTTCGCACAAGACTTGCCGTGCTTTTCCTGCTGGTTGAAACTGCTCCAATTTCGTACAAAATGGACAAGGAAGCCGCTGTCGTTCAACGTAAACTGGCAGCTGAGTTGAAGAATTTTCAAGATTCCATAAAAGGTTCGTTTGGGTTGTGAGTGCAAGTTAAAGAATAAAGTGTGGTTGCCCATGTGCAGACACAACTAACAGAATCATTTCGCTTCCTTTTATAGAATACGCGAAGCTTATGCAAACGCACCAGCAGCTCGATGGACAGTACATCGAAAACAAGAGCATTTTGGAAGAGCTGCAAATGCTTAAACCAACCAATACGGTATATTTTTAATTGGAATTTGTCACCTAATCAAACCTAACAgcacgtgtttttgttttgccgtaGGTGTACAAACTGTACGGTCCGGTACTGGTGAAGCAAGATCTCGAAGAAAGCAAGCAAAATGTTGGAAAGCGTATCGAGTATATCTCGAAAGAGCTTACACGTAGTGCGGAACATATTATCCAGCTCGAACAGAAGCAGGATAAGTATCGTGCGAATCTGCagaagctgcagcagcagtatcaaGCCATGGTAAAGTAATAGCTGCAAACAATTGAAAGTTTCCTAAATCTTAACCACGTTAAAGCTAAACACGTAACCATGCAATCATTTCCCGAGTAAAATTAACTTGCATCTAACATCATCTTAACCTATATATCGAACCTGCAGTTACGTTTGTTACGCCGCGTAAACAAAGCAACCCATGTGGGTCACACGTATTGATTTAACACCGCAAAGCAGGTTATGTGCGCGGGGAAGGATATTGTAATTATGCATTATACGGCCCTCTCGATGCTTTACCGCGCAAAGGATCAATAAAATCTAATGATCGAATATTTCCAATGTTTTATACGGAGGGTTTTGGTTGAGATAATATCACGCATTCAGGGAAATaggcttcttcttctttttgtatCGAGGAAATGCCACGGTACTACATAGGAACCCAGCTTACTGGGTCTTCCTTAGCTACTCCGTGGTTATGGGTTGTTACCACTACCTCTAGTTATTACGGACCGGCTACTAAGGCCATATGTCCTCACTTTCTATGGTTGATATTGTTGCTTCTGTGATTGGTATTGTGTATTtgggtgttgtttgtgtttttctctctgACTTTTCTTGTATGTGATTGTCTTCATGTTTAGGGTGTTGGATTCAGGAATCAGGGTTGTTATATCAGTTCTTATACCGTGGTGATTCAGAATTTCATTCTGTTTTCTTTGATGAACTTTAATACTTTCATCAGTCCCAGTGAGTCTTTTCTCTTCCAGGTTCTCTTGAAGGTTACTTCGTTGATGTAGATTGCCTTTCTTCGTTCTAATGCAAACTTAGTGCAGTGGAAAACTTTATGCTTAGCCGTGTCAGGCTCATTACATGTATTACAGAGGCCGTTTTCTACTAATCTCATTTTATGTAGCCAATAATTACTATAGTCATGGCCCGATATCAATCTGTTCAGTATTTTTATACCATTAGCTGGTAGTTTTAGCCTGTGATGCCACATTTGTTTCCCCATTCGGGATTGATACTCCGCAAAATTTTTGCCTTTGTGCTGGCACATTTCTGCATACCACGTGTCCGTATCATCTTTTGCCTTGTTTTGGAATCTCGTTAGGGCGTCTTTGAGGAGTATCTTATTGTTTATGAGGTTGTCGCAGTTGGTACCCTCTTTGGCAAGGCTGTCTGCTATTTCGTTCCCTTCAATGCCAACATGGCTGGGGATCCACTGAATAGATACGTTTACTTGTGTTCCATTATTCAGAATTTCTGATACTATGACGTCAGTATACAAATCCTCCGCCGCGCCTTTGATGATTAGGCACGCCACTCGGCTGTCGGTATACACAGTTGGAGCATGTATCCGTTCTTGCACTGCAAACTCAAGTGCCAACTTTATGGCATATAGTTCTGTTGAGCATATGGACACAGGATTTTTGAGTTTGTAGGACTTTTTTAACAGTACTTGATTGTTACTAACAATGTATATTCCTATCCCGCAGTTATCGTCTATCTTACTTCCGTCTGTGAAGATTTTTGTGGAAGTAGGGGGGTTGGTAGTGGAGTTAATCAGGTCTAGACTTAATTGTCGTGCTATTTTGGGGttatattgttgtttgttattgtttagtCCAGGTATCGTGGTACGGATCATTATGTTGCGACTACTGTTGATAGACTCATTGAAATGATATGTGGCTATGGATTGTAGAGTGTccttattatttaaataattttgttctattgcTGATAGTTTACCGGAGCGATGAtggttcaatttaaaaaataaggcATTGTTGGGGGCTGAATATGCTATTGTTTTGGCTATTTGTTTGCATAGAAGGAACTTGCCTCTAATGGTAAACGGTCTTTCCGCGGCTATAGCGTGAAGTGAGTTGAGAGGTGTGGTTCTGGTGCATCCCGTAACCCTTCTCAAGGATTGATTCAGGATCGTATCCACTTTGCGCAGTTTCCCTTTGTTTGCGTTGAGGCTAAAACCTATCCCGTATTCTATTGTACCTCTTACAATGGCTCGATGAACTTGCATGGCCTTTTCTGGATTAATGTGGTTTGAATTGTTGCATATCGTTTTGATTGGGTTAAATCGGTTCACCGTTTTAGCGATCTGGTTATCTAGATGGGTATTAAATCTTAGCTTGCTGTCAATTGTTATGCCCAGAAATTTgtgctcttttgtttgttcgattaCATCGCTATCTACTTTTACCCTTAGTTGAAATTTGTTGTTCGGGAAGGCCATTACCTTGGATTTGGCACTATTGATTTCTAGGTTTAGCTGTCCTAGTCGTTCTTTCAGCCATGTTACTGATCTTTGTAGTGCTAATTCAACCGCTTTTGGAGTTAACCCAGTCTCAATTATAGCGAAATCATCCGCATACTGCAGTATTCTTGTGTTATTGTCGTTTAGAGCGTGGCAGCTGCTGGTGTAGATGTTGAAAAGTGTTGGTGAGAGCACATCTCCTTGTGGAAGGCCGTTACTTATAATTCGTTTGATGTTCTCCTTCCCTACTGATATTTCTAAGCTCCTGTTAGTTAAAAAGCTTGCAATCCATGCAATATCCTCTTCGGATATCATGTTGTGCCTAAGGGTGTCCAGAAGCTCTTTGGTGAGTACGCTGTTATAAGCGTTTTTAACATCTATAAAAACCACCCcagtgtactttttttttgagttgttATGTGTAATTTTGTGTACCAGGAGATTCACTACCGTAATGGTAGATTTGTGTCTTCGGAAACCAAAACTGGTTTCCGGAAGGAGATTATATTTCTCCAGGTGCTCAGTAATCTTTCTCAGTACTGCtgtattcattattttgattaaGGTGCACAACAGGGCTATAGGTCTATAATTTTCTACACAATT
This region of Anopheles marshallii chromosome 2, idAnoMarsDA_429_01, whole genome shotgun sequence genomic DNA includes:
- the LOC128707653 gene encoding probable prefoldin subunit 6, whose product is MDKEAAVVQRKLAAELKNFQDSIKEYAKLMQTHQQLDGQYIENKSILEELQMLKPTNTVYKLYGPVLVKQDLEESKQNVGKRIEYISKELTRSAEHIIQLEQKQDKYRANLQKLQQQYQAMVK